The following are encoded together in the Vigna unguiculata cultivar IT97K-499-35 chromosome 2, ASM411807v1, whole genome shotgun sequence genome:
- the LOC114173752 gene encoding casein kinase II subunit beta-1-like codes for MYRERGVGSKSEVTSADRKRINDVLDKQLERSSPSTSRAAGINGKDRSSSSSLLAAAKDSRSASVTAPISKNSNASDEESETDSEESDVSGSDGDDTSWISWFCNLRGNEFFCEVDDDYIQDDFNLCGLSSQVPYYDYALDLILDVESSHGDMFTEEQNELIESAAEMLYGLIHARYILTSKGMAAMLDKYKNYDFGRCPRVYCSGQPCIPVGQSDIPRSSTVKIYCPRCEDIYYPRSKYQGNIDGAYFGTTFPHLFLMTYGQLKPQKPSQSYVPRVFGFKLHKP; via the exons ATGTACAGAGAGCGAGGAGTAGGATCCAAATCGGAGGTAACTTCCGCTGATCGGAAGCGAATCAACGACGTCCTCGATAAACAGCTCGAACGATCCTCGCCGTCCACATCTAGAGCCGCCGGCATCAACGGCAAGGACCGCTCATCCTCCTCTTCCCTCTTAGCCGCCGCCAAGGACTCCCGCTCCGCCTCCGTCACCGCCCCTATCTCCAAGAATTCCAACGCTTCTGACG AAGAGTCTGAAACAGACAGCGAGGAGTCTGATGTTAGCGGTTCCGATGGTGATGACACGTCTTGGATCTCGTGGTTCTGCAATTTGAGAGGAAATGAGTTTTTCTGTGAGGTTGATGACGATTACATCCAGGACGATTTCAACCTGTGCGGATTAAGCAGTCAAGTGCCTTACTACGATTATGCTCTGGATTTGATTTTGGATGTTGAGTCCTCCCATG GTGACATGTTTACCGAGGAACAAAATGAGTTAATTGAATCAGCAGCCGAAATGCTATATGGTCTGATTCATGCCCGGTATATATTGACAAGCAAAGGAATGGCTGCAATG CTGGACAAGTACAAGAACTATGATTTTGGCAGATGCCCGAGAGTTTACTGCTCTGGACAACCTTGTATTCCAGTTGGTCAGTCAGACATCCCGAGATCCAGTACTGTGAAAATATACTGCCCTAGGTGTGAAGACATTTACTATCCTCGGTCCAAGTATCAAGGCA ACATTGACGGTGCTTATTTTGGAACTACATTTCCTCACCTGTTCCTCATGACTTATGGACAACTAAAACCACAGAAACCATCACAGAGCTATGTTCCAAGAGTTTTTGGCTTCAAACTTCACAAGCCTTGA